The Balaenoptera acutorostrata chromosome 2, mBalAcu1.1, whole genome shotgun sequence genomic sequence tagGGTGGCAGGAAGGGGGCAAGAGAAGGCAAGAGGCCGGGGTCATAACACTGTCCTGCTGGCCCCTCTCCCCGTGACCGGAGCGGCTCCCGGGCCGCGCTCACTGGCTTCCCCGATCTTCCCCAGGGAGGCCCTGGGGGTCGTGCTGCACAAGGACTCCAAGTGGTATCAGCAGTGGAAGGACTTCAGGGACAACAACGTGGTGTTTAATCGTGAGTGTTCGCATCTCAGAGAATTGCCAGACGGCAGGCCGGTGACGGACACTCACGGAGTGCTCCCCGAGGGCCGGGCACAAGACAGAGGAGGAGGCCGGGGTCAGAGAGGACCAGTCACTCCCGCAGGGCTGCCCAGCGAGTGCGCAGCGGAGCGCAGGCCTCAGGCGGCCTGAGGGGAAGCGCCCAGTACCTCTCGGGCGGCGGGCTGCCGCCGGCAGGGCTGGGCCACCATCTTGGCTGGAGCCAGTGTCGTCGTGAGGCAGCCACGTGCACGTGCCAGCCACCCCCCCATGTGAACTTGGCCTCGACACACCCCCTCACGGGCCAGGAGCCAGCTCAGGGCCCGGAGCtctctgctcagcctggggcaCATGGCTTCCCAGGCGCTGACGGAGCCCTGGCCCTCCTCAAATGAGGACGTCCGGAGGCCTGTGTTCCCTCGGCAGCGAAAGCCACAGCCAACAGGGGTGGCGCCAGGCGATCACTcagctcccctcagcccctggccagCAGGCTCGGAGGGGGCTGCGATGGAGTGGGTGTGTCTCTCCGGAAGGGGCCCCTGACCCCATCCGCCACCCCCCGCAGGGTTCTTCGAGATGAAGATGAAGTATGACGAAAGCGACAACGCTTTCATCCGGGCGTCCCGCGTGCTGACAGACAAGGTCACAGACTTGCTGGGTGAGTGGGCTGCCCCGGGACCGTCCCCCTACAGCCGAGCCGGCGGTGGGAGGGGGTCCCgggccctcaccccacccctggcTCGGCTGCCCCAGGGGGCCTGTTCTCGAAGACGGAGATGTCGGAGGTGCTCACGGAGATCCTGCGGGTGGACCCCGCCTTCGACAAGGACCGCTTCCTGCAGCAGTGTGAGAACGACATCATCCCCAACATCCTGGAGGTGGGTGTGCGCCTGGCAGGGCTGCGGCCCCGTGGAGAGGTCTGCCAGGGCCGCGTGGCTGTGGAGGGGGCTCCTGAGCGGAGAGGTGGCTCCAGTGTTTACAGAGGCCTGACCACCCCACACGCCCAGCCCCTGTTAGTCAAGCAGCTCGAGAAAGCCAGGCCGCTCTGGTCGCCTGCAGCCCCCGCTGGTCCCTGGGCCGGTGCCCTGACCATTCTTGCCTCGCCCGCGGGATGTGTCTGCCCCAGGGACTGCGTTTCTCACCCACTGGAGCCTGGAGCCCCGTGGCTTGTTTCCCTCGAGCTCTCTTCCTGAAGTTGTTCCCTAGAAGCTGCCAGGGGCCAGGTGTTTGTCTCCCAGGAGCCAGGGGCCTTTCAGGAGTTGGGAGAAGCCGGCTGCTGCTTCAAGGGCATGGGGGCAGTGCATGACtcagggcagggaggtgggacCAGCACAGCAGCCCAGGGGCCTTTCCTCTCTGGGAACCCTGAAGCCCATCTTCTGGTCTTCTCACCTCTCCTTTTGGCACATAAACGAGGAGgcgacttgctcaaggtcaccctcCTCGAGGCCCCCCCGTGCTGGGGCTGGGGCCTAGGCATCCCGCAGCCCAGCCAAGTCAGGGGCCTTTGGCACGGCCTTCGTGGGACCGCAGGCAGCTCGTCCGGCCCCGTGTGAATGTCTGTCCCTTCCTCCTGCACCGCCTCTGCCTggccccctctccttcctccgaGTTCCCAGGTCCCTCACGACACTTGGCAGGGTTGGGAGGAGGTGAAAGTGTAGCATTTCCCCAAAGCAGCAGCCCAAGCACAGGCAGAATCTTCTGGGCTGAGATTGTCTCAGCCCCCAGATTCCCCGTGGTTTCCCACCAGCATCTCACCACCCAACCCCCCCTGAAAAGCCACCCTCTCCCTCACCAGATCCAGCCCTGTCTCTGGGTTCCTGTGGAAGCTTCTCTCATTGCACCCTGGGAACCCTCCCCTGCACTCCCCCTCTGCCCCGTCCCACGTGGGCCTGGCTGTCTAAGGCTTCTTCGTCCCCAGGGGAGGTAGAATGCCCTGCCTGGCCTCCTTGGGTCGGTTTCCTGGCCAGGGCGAGAGCCCCAAATGCTGccaccttccttttccttccagcaGCCTGGCCTGGTCTCCCTTCCCCAGACTAGGACCCGGAGGCTGGGGCCGGGGGTCTGCAGAGGAAAGGTTCTAACTGGAGAACATTCTCCAGAGTTTACCTGCCTCAAAAGCCCACTCTCattctcacacttttttttttttttgtctttccctttttAGGCCATGATTTCTGGAGAGCTAGACATTCTCAAAGATTGGTGCTATGAAGCTGTAAGTGCTTGCTTGCTTTCCCCCCGCTATTTAGGCCTAAGAAGAAATCACAGTTCAGAGGAGATCTGCTTGGGTGGCTCAGTCCGGGAAGGGCTGGGGTGTCAGGGGCAGGGGTGGCTACAGGCTGGGGGCCCAGGGGTCAGGGGGTGGGTGGAAAGGGACGGTGATAACTCGGGGGGTGCATTCGATGCTCCCTCAGTGCACGGGGGTCGTGGGTGCTGGCCGGCAAGTGGGGTTTGAGGCCCCACAGCCTCCCTTCCCTGGGCCGGAGTTACATCATCGGGCTCATCTCGTGGGGGTCGTGAGGATGCTTCGGGGACGCAAGGGCAGTGCTCCAGCACATGCGGCGCTGGATGTATTCATTAGCTGTTCTCATTGCAAGATCCTCGAACACATCCAAACAGACATTGATAGATGCCCACCCGGGGAAGAGCCGCGTGTCCTGACGAGGCCCGGCTGCTTCCTGGAGTCGGGGCTCTGGGCCCCGGGCCACAGTCCGCGCTGGGCTGCATGGCGGCGGGTCAGGCGTCCTTGGGAGCACTCTGTCTGCACTGCCCCTTCCTGGCAGCCTCCCCATCCCCGTCATCAGgccacctcaccccaccctgctCACTCCCTGACCTGTGTCTTCACGGCATTtgttccccccctccctcccccaccagcttCTTGATACTGAGCAATCCAGAGTCTCTTTTGGCTGATTTTATTCTGTACCCAGCTCACAAACAACTTGGAAAAAGCAGAGGAGAAGATGTCAGGTTTTCTTGTTAAATACTCCCCTGCACGGTGACTAATCCAGCAGGCATTTATgagtggtttggtttttttttgttgttgttgtttttttttttactttgggaCCATTAGGATGTGGCTGGTTATCTTTGCCAGCAAGCTGCCGCTGGTGCCCCTGGAAACGCAGCTGAAGTTGCAGCCACTCACACAGGGGTGTTTTGAAAATGTCATCTTTAAGAAACCACACAAGAAGTCGgattggcacttttttttttttttttttttttccccacttggtgGATCAGTTACTTCCATAAAGAGTGGATGCTGTTGGAATGTCTTCCTTCATGGTTGCTTGTTGAGATACAAGGCTGCTGGCTGCTGTGTCCCGGGCCTGGGAGCAGGCACAAGAGGGTTAGGGTGTCGTTTGGGGCACCACTGCCCCCATAAGAGGAACAGGCTGCTAGTGGCCGAGACCCGTCCACAGGGGCTGGTCAGTGAGAAGGCGGTAGGCCCGGGCAGTTCACCCCAGAGCAGCCGTGGGGTAGGATGAATCCTAGAAAAAGCGTTTGGTTCCAGGCCACGATTCACAGTGAGGTGAACATGGGAATGTTCAGGATCAGCCAGAGAGGCCTCAACTTACCTCTGGGAGTGTATTCCAGATCGCGTTCCAGGAGAATTACCAGCCTCACTGATTAATACCGCTTTCAGTAGCGTTGATACGGTGCTGTCTTTATAATGAGAGGGCAGTGTGTGATTCGAGCCAGCCAACGGGTGGCACCGGCCTCCCTGCTTGGACCTGTGCTCCTGGCATCTGCCACTCCTGGCGCCGCACACCCAGGAGCCGGGAGCCGTTTCTGGAAGGTACAGGAGCTGAAGGCCTGAAACCCCATGGTGAGCTCACCCGCAGGGAGCTTCCCGAGACACCGCAGCAGCCCCCGGCTCCCCTGCGGTGCAGTGCCTTGGCGCCCCGCACAGGTGGCCAGCCATACTGGTGTGtctggcttcttgttgcagaccTACAGCCAGCTGGCCCACCCGATCCAGCAGGCCAAGGCGCTGGGCCTCCAGTTCCACTCCCGCATCCTGGACATCGACAACATCGACGTGAGTGCCTCTTCCAGGGGGCCAGGTGGACCCCAGGATGGGCAGGGATGCTTCTCTGAATTGCGCTCAGCTGGGAGGGTTGAGGTCCCTCTCCCTGGAGGAGTTCCAGTGCTTGGACTAAATGACCTCCAGGGTCCCTTTCAGTGGAAGGTTTCCACAGTCTTGCTGTCGGGAATTCTCAGGCAAGTGGTGGCCCAGGGGGTGCTGTTGCCCAGACCCAGGGTCCCCGGAGGCCCCTGAAGCCAGGGCTATCCCTGCACCTTCACTGGGGAGGCTTTGTCAGGACTACTCAGGCCCCCTACTGGTCTCCCCGTGGGGAGCTGAAGGCACGCCCACACCTGTGTGCGAGACAGCCGGCTCTGAGAGGCCATTACACGCCTGCACAGCCTCAGTCCGGGGAGCCTGTGTGGGTCCTCAGGGGTTCACATTCTGCCTCACAATTGGGAAGTGCCCGCCCGGAAACGGGCCAGTGGGAGGTGGCAGCCCTGGGGTGCTGAAGCAGGGGTCTGCACCTGGAGGGGCAGCAGCAGTGAAGGGGCTGGGGACCATTCTCTGAGACCTGCCTGCCCTGTcgtgccccgcccccccccccacccctgcagttGGCCATGGGCAAGATGATGGAGCAGGGCCCTGTGCTGATCATCACCTTCCAGGCCCAGCTGGTGATGGTGATCAAGAATCCCAAAGGCGAGGTGGTCGAGGGTGACCCGGTGAGTGAgcgggggaggggatggggcaggAACATGCAGTGAGGCCAGTTGAGAGTCGGGATGCGGAGTGGCAGGGCAGCACTTTGAGCTGGGCCTGGCGGAGGGTAGCTGATCTCTCTGGTTTGACCAATTCCTGAGTTACAGCCTCTGTCCCTGCCTCTGCTCTGGACCCCAGACCCAGGCTGACCCCGCAGCATCACTCCCTGGTccctcccagttccctgacctggCAGcgcctctctccctgccctcgtCCTGGAGTGGGTGCCGGGCTTGCACCCTGCGTCCAGCCCTCACCCTTCCCTGATTCTGCAGGACAAGGTACTGCGAATGCTGTGCGTGTGGGCTCTCTGCCGAGACCAGGGCGAGCTCAACCCCTATGCAGCCTGGCGGCTCTTGGACATCTCCGCCTCCAGCACAGAGCAGGTCCTCTGAGCGCAGCAGCCACGACTGGGGCCTCGGGGCTGGATCATCACTGCAGACACACGGGAGACTGTTGtccacttgcagcaactagatCTCTGGGGACAAGACTGTCAGCTGTGCCCCCGCCGTGCCAGGACTGCTGCAGAGCTAGCGGgatggggcggggcagggaggggctgctgTGCACAACGCCAGCGCCCGCACCGCCCCTCTGCCCCATGGGGGCTGCTCGGGCCACGGGCACGCAGGCCACGCAGTGCCCAGaggcccccagcccaggggtaCCCTCCCAGGACCCAGTGGTGCGGCCTGGGCCCACTGGCCACATCAGCCAGGCcgtttcagccttttttttttttttttttaacagtgccCTTATTATTATCCTGTACATACGCAGAGATTTGGAAATAATAAAACACCAAAGTGCAGGAGAGCAACCTGGGTAGTCCAAGGTGTCTgtcactggggtggggggagctgggaCTGGGGGGGGGTCAGCCCAGTGGTCATGGGGCAGCGGTCATGGTCACTGAAGGAACGCTTAACAGAAGAGGGGGAGGACTCACCTGGACGGGACCCTGCCCACCCTGAGTATGTTGTCgggcggggggaaggggggggggaggaaggaaacTGGAAAAGCTACGGAGGTTTTCAGTGACCTGGCTGGGGTCGCTTGAGGGTTGGGGTCCCCGAGGCTGGAGGACCTTAAGCGTCTGTATGAGTTTTGGGGCACTGGGATCCCCCAAACAGGGAGTCTGAGGGGTCGGTTGCAGAGGAGAATGTGGGAGCTTAAGTCGGGCTGGGTGGTTTGGGGGGGTGcctgtgggggtgggagggcgagGCCCTCGGTGCTTATGGTTCTTTTGGGCTGCTGGTCTCCCCGGCGCCTCTGGGCGGGGCCCGGTTCTCCCAGAGGACGGGGCGGGGTCGCGGGCCCGAGCGCCGCTCCCTGCGCAGCCTCCGCCCCCCGCGGCGGCCCCGCCCCCGTCGCCATGGGAACAGCCGCGGCGGCCCGGCTGGCGCGGAGCTCGCCTGCCTCGGTCTCCGCCGCTCCAGGGGCGGGTGGGGTGGTAGAGTCCGGGCCGCCGCCGCGGCCACCGGCGAGAGACCAGGAGCGGGTGCGGGTCCCGGAAGAGAGCGCGGCTGCCGGCCGCTTGGTCCCGGTCCCGGTCGAGGCCAGGGTGAGGGGCGCGGCGGGGCGGGAGcgggggcggtgggggagggggggtcccCAGGACGCAAGAACAAAGGGAGCGGGGTGGGGGAACCGCGTCTCGACCCCCACCACGCAGCCCGGGCCGCGCGTTCGCACCTGTTGTGCGCGGGCCGGCCGGGTCGGGGTTTCCTTCTCCTTGCTCTTAGCGTCCCCACCTGCGCGCACGCCGGGAGTTGGGTGCCCGCGGGCCAGCCATGGGCGTAGCCCGGGGACAAAGgcgcgggcgggggctggggctcGGCAGGGTAGGGGGGGCTGCGGCGGGTGGGGACGACGCGGGGGCGCGGGAGGGCGCAGCTTCATCCCTGCTTCCCGGGCGGGCCCCCTCCTCCGCAGGGCGCGCGGCGATGTGAGCCATGAGCGCGACGTGGACGCTGTCCCCCGAGCCGCTGCCGCCATCGACGGGGCCCCCGGTGGGCGCGGGCCTGGACGCGGAGCAGCGCACCGTGTTCGCCTTCGTGCTGTGCCTGCTCGTGGTGCTGGTGCTGCTGATGGTGCGCTGCGTGCGTATCCTGCTCGACCCCTACAGCCGCATGCCCGCCTCGTCCTGGACCGACCACAAGGAGGCGCTCGAGCGCGGGCAGTTCGACTACGCGCTGGTCTGAGCGGTGCGGCGCCCTCGGCCGGCCCTCCGCGGGGTCTCTCTCCCGGGGCCGATCCGACGGGGCGCCGCTGGGCCTGGACCGCGCTCAGGATCCTGCCCCCGAGCCCGCAGCCCGAGGGGGGAGGGCGTCAGGAGAAGTCCAACCCCTCCCCCCTCAcacccctcccatcttccctcctgGCCAGGCCGGAGCCCCACTTCGTGCCTTTATCCCGCCCTGTCCTCTCTCCGTAACTCACCGGCCTGGCTGGCCCCCGACTCTAAAGCCTGTGGGAAGAGGACGCCCGCCCCTCCGCCCCCAGCGTGTAGGTGGCTCTGCTATTGTCCTGCCGCCGAGCATGAGTGTCATGTCCGCTCCCGGGTTCGGGGACCCCCgtgtccctttccctccctcccctgtcttCTGGCCATCCTCACTcccccgccgcccgccccccTAAGTGTTGAGCCCCTCCTCGGGCTCCGGCCCTGCGGGCTATCCTGGGCCCACGAGGTGGACGCTGCATACCAATATGCCCTGCTCGGCCTGCTCCGGAGACAGAGACTGAAGAGCGACAATGGCTGCTGTGTCCAGGATGCGAGGCTCCTTCCATGGGGGGAAGAGCGCAGACAGGCTCCCTcccgcccccagcccaggccccagttCAGGTCAGCGCGCCCCTCCCTCTgtcaccacctccacccctcacTGGCCCTCCTGCCACCTCCCCCAGATCCCTCCTGCAACCCCCCCTCCCAGGCCCTCCCCTTGCTTTCTCACTCCTCCCTGCCTCTGAGCCCATGGTATTAATAAAAGCTATTATTGAGCGCTTACTGCATGCCAAGCAGCGTGCTGAGGTAGCTCCTCCCGTACTTGGTCTGTTCTCTTTTCACGACCCTGTTACCATCCTCATTCTACAGGCCAGGGGACTAGGGTCCAGGCAGGTTGAGTGACCTGCCTATAGCTGGCTTCTAGCCAGGCTAGAATTTGAACCTAGGGCTGACTTCTGCATGCTCTTAACAGCTGCCCAGGGCTGCGAAACACCCAGATGTACACTCTGGGGGACCAAGGCGTAACCATCTCCATCCCCCTCGCTCCAGGAACAGCCAAGACCACCCTTCTTTCCCTTGACTTGAGGAGACGCTGGGGGCCATGGAATGGACTTAGCCTGGTAGGGAGCCGGGATGGGGTGCCCTCAGCCAGCCCTGGAGGTTGTCTCCAAGAACTGGCACGGCCTTCTGGTACTGTGACCACACCTGCAGCCCCAAACCTCTCTGACCTGGTCCCTCCGTCCCACCCTCAGCATGTGCACTTTGGACACCACGGGGCTGGTGCTGTGAGGCCTTGGTCATGGAGTGGGCTGGCTCCGCTCCACGGCCCGCCTTCGAGATGTGTTGTGCGCCCCCGGGGGGAGCCGTGTGCAGTGTGTGTGGGGAGAGACGAGCGTTGCTATAAAAGGAAGGCTGTGTGAATGCACAGGCTCCGCGAACAGAAAATTCACTGGCTTTCAGAGGACTGGTTCGATTTGGGGGAAGGTGGTGTCGTAGGAGGACACCCGGCTCCCCCACCCGACCCTCACCAGCCTGCCCCTGAATCCACACGCTCagggaggctgagggagggggGCCCCGTGCAGGGAGACCTGGCAGCACCTCTGGGAATTGGAGGCCTTTGGCAACGGCCAggaccccagccccctcctccacccagctctgctcccccttccctgctcctAAGGCCCCTccagctctccctccctcccccacttgcTTCCCCAAGGCTACCTCAGGGACTCACTCCCCTCCCTCCAACTTCCTGCCACATGGGCAGCCCACCTTTAACCCTCCCGTGGTCAGGAGTCCAGCTCCCCTGATCCGGCCACCCTCACTCTGCTAGCCTCTCCCCTCCATCTGTATGATGGAGAGTCATTGGGCTCTGAAAACCTTTCCCCGACACGGGTCAGGCTCAGGCCTAGACCCTCCAAACAACAATCAACAAGGGTCCCCTCACAGCCAAGCCAGGGTCGCTCCAGATGGCATCAGACTGGACCTGGTGCAGTGGCCTTTACTGAAGACCACACCCTCCTCCCTGGCATGTCCCCGCTCCGTCCCCAGGACTCCAAGCTAAGGCTCCCTACCTCTGATTCTGGGCCCCCTTCCACCTTTAACTCACAGGAGAAAGAGAGCCAGGGGGATAGACCAGAACTTTATTCACAGTTACAGGACACTGGATACAGGACTTCAGGAGGGATGAGGAACCAGTGGGGGGAGTATTTGAGGGTGATTTTAGCCCAGCCATCTGGCTGGAACCCCCTCACCCCAGTTCTATGGCTGAAACCCTGTACAACTTtgcttcgtttttttttttttggccatgctgcacagcttgtgggtttttagttccccgaccagggattgaacacaggcCCTCGGCAGGGAGAGCGTGTAGTCCAACCACTGggtcgccagggaattccctgtgcttCCATTTCTGAGACCCATGCTGTATCGAGCATCTTATAGGCGACCTATACTGCACACTGCGCCAGGGACCTTCCACTGTGGCAAGATCCTCAATGACAACCCAGTGCCAGCCCAAGCAGGATTGAGGGCCTGGGGGCTCACCGATGTCTGGTGTGTCTGGTGAGGTGCTGGGCCCCTCACCTTGCAGGGGTGGCCACCTGGCCCAGAAGCTCCAGGGGTACCAGGAATGGGTTCAGGGGGCAGATCCCAGCTGCTTGCCAAGTGGGTATCGGTTCGCTGGGCCCAGCATTCTCAGGGGCCTGAGGAGTGGCCTGGCCAGCCTCCTCTTGCCCCCTGGAACCTGTCCCGTCAGCCTCAGCCCCAGACCCCAGGCCCCCACTGGCAGGGTTGGGCTGGGGGGCCATCAGGTGTAGGTACATATCCGACATATGTTCAACCAGGGCGGTGCAGGGCAGGCGAGACAACTCCTCAGGAAGTGCCATGAGCAGGTCAAGGACCACAGCTGACTCtggtgatggatggaaagggGACGGGTGAGGGAAGGGCGGGGCTTGCCGCCGGAGACTCCCACCCCCAGATCGTCGGCCCCTCCCTTCTCACCAGCTGCGGAAAGCTCAGGGCCTCGGCCGCCGCGGGAGATGGACGACAGGTACTTGTAGATCTTCTCAAAGTCCACAGAAAAGTCTTCCTCAGCGGACGGGCCAGCCAGGGACTCAGAGGACGCCTCAGGGGCAGGGCCTTGTGTCTTGGGGGCGGGGCCAGGAGACTCCTGCCGTCGAGGGGCCTCAGGGGCGGGGCCAGGAGCCTCAGGGCCCAGGTCCTCCTGCCCTCCAGGGGCGCTGAGGAGCAGTAGCTTTCCACGAGCCTGCGTGGGCTTGGGGGGCTTGGAGTGCAGGAGGCTGTTGGGCTCCGTGGCCGCGATGGTGAGCACCTGGCAGGCAGAGAGATCAGGCAAGGAAAGGCAGAAGTGTCCCCGTGGGCTACTCCCCTGCCCTGCAGGAGACAGCCTTCCACCTCCAAATCCTCCCTGCCACCCTGAGGAAGGCGTCACATTCAGCAGAGGGCCTCAGAAGTGCGGACACTGAGGCTAGGGTGTCCTGTGACGGACGAGAGTCACAGAGCTGGCAAGAGGAAGGGACCCAGGAACCATGTCCAGCTTAATTAGACTCAAATATATGACCCTGTCCCCGGGATACCCCCATCCTGCCTGGGGGATGGCTGTACCTGTGAGAAAGCCACGGTCAGGGCCTCCTCCAGCGGGCCTGTTATCTTCTCAGCCAGATCCATCCACACCTGGGTAGAGCAACCAGAAGGTGCTCAGGGATCAACCCTCAGGAGTCCCCCAAGCCCTACCCCTCCTGGGGCTCCCCTGACCAGGTTATCCCCCCAACTCCCACCTCATCCTCCAGGGGCCGGCCCTGGGGAGCCTCACCCCGCCTCACCTCGATGGGGGCCGGGGTCTGTGTTTCCCGGCGCCTTGGACCCTGTGGGCCACCTGGATGCATCATCTGAGTGGCCTTTCGGACCACTCGACCCTTGAGGTGCCGGAGAAAGTCCTGGATCTGGGGAAGTGAGGGGATGAGGCCAAATGGCCCTTCTAGAAGCCCAGGGCTAGGCAGTCCACTGCCTGCTCCAGGGCCGGCCACTGCTCCTAGCCTCCCGCTGGCCCGGAGTTAAGGGTCATAGGGACTCTGCCCAAGGGTCTTGGGCCAAGGCCCCAGGTGTGACCAGCTACCCGACAAAGATGTAAGGCCCTGGCCGGTTCTGGCTCCTCCCCGCATCCAGGGCCCACCCCCGTGCTAAGTACTACCCTAGTCACCTACCCGCTTCGTCCACGCCGCCCCATTTCCTGACTCTCACTTCAACCTCATTCCCGCCCAGTCCCTCTGCGCCTCCCACCCAGTCCGGGGCCTCCGCTCTAACTCAGAGTTCGCCCCGCCCCTAAATCTCGGCTTCGCCCCGCCCCTCAGCCTGCCGCAGCACTGCCTCCTTCTCGCCCCGCCCCTCGGCTATTTTACGCCCTCGCCCCGCCCCCAGCTTCTCGCAGGCACACAAGGCCCAGCCTTGCACTAGTCCCGCCTCCTCCGGCGTTCTTCCGGTTCCTCAACCTCGCCCCCGCCTCACCCTCGACCCGTCCACTCCAAGGCCCCGCCCCCAAGCCTCACTCTCGTCCCGCCAACTCCCAGGGCCCGCCCCTCCGCAAGCCCCGAACACATCCTAGCCCCGCCTCCAGCCTCGCTCCCATCCCGAGACCCCTCTCACCTCGACCTCGCTCCGGCCCGACAGCTGCCGGGCCAGTTCGGCGGCGTCCGGCTCCGGCTGGCCCCGTCGGGCCTGCAGTAGTCGTAACAGCTGCCGCTTCTCGCGGGCGCTCCAGGTCGCGGGGCCGGTCACCTCACCCAGATAGCGCGCCGGGGCCGCTCGCCGCCGCTGCGGGGGCTTCATGCCGGTGAGGCGGGTGAGGGCGGTGTCGTCGCTCCGGGGCCGTTTTCCTTAGTGGGCGGGGTTACGGCGGCCGCTGGGGCCAAAAGACCCCGCGCGGAAGCAGCCGTAGATGGGGGCGTGGCTCTGCGTTTGCGGGCCGAAGGGAACTGCCTCCCCGGGAAGTAATAGGGAGACTGGCATCTAACTGAGGCGGGGGCGAACAAGACCCCCCGCCCGCATTCTATCTCATTCGTGAACTGGAGCCAAGTTCTTAGATCTcgtgccctccctcccttccaggaCTACGTCTTGTGAAACTCCTATTACGTGCTTTGTAGCCAAGAGCCTGGGCTGTGGGGTCGGCCAGCCCTGACTGGTGAGCAAGTGATTTGGCCTtgccgagcctcagtttcctcaaccgtaaaatggagctaatagtCCCCCCCTTGTCTATGCTCTGAGGAGGGAGAAGCTCGGGCAGGAGGGATTTAAGGACCTTTAGGCTAGACGGAGAGGAGACTGGAGCAGAGGCCTGAGCTCGAGGCCCTAGCGAGGGCAGGGTCCGGGCGGTGGGAGTGGAGAGCGGAGAAATCCTGGGGTTGAGAAGGCAGGTGGGCGGTGCAGGGGTGGAGAAGGAAAcgaagcttatttttaaatttaagctgGTGGGGTTGAGTGTCCCCTTTTTGTTTGGGACAAAATGCCCTTGGGACTCCCCTGGGCGGTAACCGCACACGTATATATAAGGGCTTATGAGCCCCGCCCCAAAGCTCCACCCCTCCAGTCTGGACCTTTTCCACTCTGGAATCCCCACCCCCGCGCCACGCGCACACGCAGACTTGAGAACACTGCAGTTCAGGCCAGATGTT encodes the following:
- the CTXN1 gene encoding cortexin-1; the protein is MSATWTLSPEPLPPSTGPPVGAGLDAEQRTVFAFVLCLLVVLVLLMVRCVRILLDPYSRMPASSWTDHKEALERGQFDYALV
- the SNAPC2 gene encoding snRNA-activating protein complex subunit 2 — encoded protein: MKPPQRRRAAPARYLGEVTGPATWSAREKRQLLRLLQARRGQPEPDAAELARQLSGRSEVEIQDFLRHLKGRVVRKATQMMHPGGPQGPRRRETQTPAPIEVWMDLAEKITGPLEEALTVAFSQVLTIAATEPNSLLHSKPPKPTQARGKLLLLSAPGGQEDLGPEAPGPAPEAPRRQESPGPAPKTQGPAPEASSESLAGPSAEEDFSVDFEKIYKYLSSISRGGRGPELSAAESAVVLDLLMALPEELSRLPCTALVEHMSDMYLHLMAPQPNPASGGLGSGAEADGTGSRGQEEAGQATPQAPENAGPSEPIPTWQAAGICPLNPFLVPLELLGQVATPAR